A window of the Pongo abelii isolate AG06213 chromosome 10, NHGRI_mPonAbe1-v2.0_pri, whole genome shotgun sequence genome harbors these coding sequences:
- the PITPNM2 gene encoding membrane-associated phosphatidylinositol transfer protein 2 isoform X9, translated as MIIKEYRIPLPMTVEEYRIAQLYMIQKKSRNETYGEGSGVEILENRPYTDGPGGSGQYTHKVYHVGMHIPSWFRSILPKAALRVVEESWNAYPYTRTRFTCPFVEKFSIDIETFYKTDAGENPDVFNLSPVEKNQLTIDFIDIVKDPVPHNEYKTEEDPKLFQSTKTQRGPLSENWIEEYKKQVFPIMCAYKLCKVEFRYWGMQSKIERFIHDTGLRRVMVRAHRQAWCWQDEWYGLSMENIRELEKEAQLMLSRKMAQFNEDGEEATELVKHEAASDQASGEPPEPSSSNGEPLVGRGLKKQWSTSSKSSRSSKRGASPSRHSISEWRMQSIARDSDESSDDEFFDAHEDLSDTEEMFPKDITKWSSNDLMDKIESPEPEDTQDGLYRQSAPEFRVASSVEQLNIIEDEVSQPLAAPPSKIHVLLLVLHGGTILDTGAGDPSSKKGDANTIANVFDTVMRVHYPSALGHLAICLVPCPPVCSDAFALVSNLSPYSHDEGCLSSSQDHIPLAALPLLATSSPQYQEAVATVIQRANLAYGDFIKSQEGMTFNGQVCLIGDCVGGILAFDALCYSNQPVSESQSSSRRGSVVSMQDNDLLSPGILVNAAHCSGGGSGGGGSSGGGGSSGGSSLESSRHLSRSNVDIPRSNGTEDPKRQLPRKRSDSSTYELDTIQQHQAFLSSSTMLDGTGALGRFDFEITDLFLFGCPLGLVLALRKTVIPALDVFQLRPACQQVYNLFHPADPSASRLEPLLERRFHALPPFSVPRYQRYPLGDGCSTLLADVLQTHNAAFQEHGAPSSPGTAPASRGFRRASEISIASQVSGMAESYTASSIAQIAAKWWGQKRIDYALYCPDALTAFPTVALPHLFHASYWESTDVVSFLLRQVMRHDNSSILELDGKEVSVFTPSKPREKWQRKRTHVKLRNVTANHRINDALANEDGPQVLTGRFMYGPLDMVTLTGEKVDVHIMTQPPSGEWLYLDTLVTNNSGRVSYTIPESHRLGVGVYPIKMVVRGDHTFADSYITVLPKGTEFVVFSIDGSFAASVSIMGSDPKVRAGAVDVVRHWQDLGYLIIYVTGRPDMQKQRVVAWLAQHNFPHGVVSFCDGLVHDPLRHKANFLKLLISELHLRVHAAYGSTKDVAVYSAISLSPMQIYIVGRPTKKLQQQCQFITDGYAAHLAQLKYSHRARPARNTATRMALRKGSFGLPGQGDFLRARNHLLRTISAQPSGPSHRHERTQSQADGEQRGQRSMSVAAGCWGRAMTGRLEPGTAAGPK; from the exons AAGAAGAGCCGTAACGAGACATATGGCGAAGGCAGCGGCGTGGAGATCCTGGAGAACCGGCCGTATACAGATGGCCCAGGCGGCTCTGGGCAGTACACACACAAGGTGTATCATGTGGGCATGCACATTCCCAGCTGGTTCCGCTCCATCCTGCCCAAGGCAGCCCTGCGGGTGGTGGAGGAATCTTGGAATGCCTACCCCTACACCCGAACCAG GTTCACCTGCCCTTTCGTGGAGAAATTCTCCATCGACATTGAAACCTTTTATAAAACTGATGCTGGAGAAAACCCCGACGTGTTCAACCTCTCTCCTGTGGAAAAGAACCAGCTGACAATCG ACTTCATCGACATTGTCAAAGACCCTGTGCCCCACAACGAGTATAAGACAGAAGAGGACCCCAAGCTGTTCCAGTCAACCAAGACCCAGCGGGGGCCCCTGTCCGAGAACTGGATCGAGGAGTACAAGAAGCAGGTCTTCCCCATCATGTGCGCATACAAGCTCTGCAAGGTGGAGTTCCGCTACTGGGGCATGCAGTCCAAGATCGAGAGGTTCATCCACGACACCG GACTACGGAGGGTGATGGTGCGGGCTCACCGGCAGGCCTGGTGCTGGCAGGACGAGTGGTATGGGCTGAGCATGGAGAACATCCGGGAGCTGGAGAAGGAGGCGCAGCTCATGCTTTCCCGCAAGATGGCCCAGTTCAACGAGGATGGTGAGGAGGCCACCGAGCTCGTCAAGCACGAAGCCGCCTCGGACCAGGCCTCTGGGGAGCCCCCGGAGCCCAGCAGCAGCAACGGGGAGCCGCTAGTGGGGCGCGGCCTCAAGAAACAGTGGTCCACATCCTCCAAGTCGTCTCGGTCGTCCAAGCGGGGAG CGAGTCCTTCCCGCCACAGCATCTCAGAGTGGAGGATGCAGAGTATTGCCAGGGACTCGGATGAGAGCTCAGATGACGAGTTCTTCGATGCACACG agGACCTGTCCGACACAGAGGAAATGTTCCCCAAGGACATCACCAAGTGGAGCTCCAATGACCTCATGGACAAGATCGAGAGCCCAGAGCCGGAAGACACACAAG ATGGTCTGTACCGCCAGAGTGCCCCTGAGTTCAGGGTGGCCTCCAGTGTGGAGCAGCTGAACATCATAGAG GACGAGGTTAGCCAGCCACTGGCTGCACCGCCCTCCAAGATCCACGTGCTGCTACTGGTGCTGCACGGAGGCACCATCCTGGACACAGGCGCCGGGGACCCCAGCTCCAAGAAGGGCGATGCTAACACCATCGCCAATGTGTTCGACACCGTCATGCGCGTGCACTACCCCAGCGCCCTGGGCCACCTTGCCATCTGCCTGGTGCCCTGCCCGCCCGTCTGCTCTGACGCCTTTGCCCTGGTCTCCAA cctcagcccttACAGCCATGACGAAGGCTGTCTGTCCAGCAGTCAGGACCACATTCCCCTGGCTGCCCTCCCCCTGCTGGCCACCTCCTCCCCCCAGTACCAGGAGGCGGTTGCCACAGTGATTCAGCGAGCCAACCTTGCCTATGGGGACTTCATCAAGTCCCAGGAGGGCATGACCTTCAATGGGCAG GTCTGCCTGATTGGGGACTGCGTCGGGGGCATCCTGGCATTTGATGCCCTGTGCTACAGCAACCAGCCAGTGTCTGAGAGTCAGAGCAGCAGCCGCCGGGGCAGCGTGGTCAGCATGCAG GACAACGACCTGCTGTCCCCGGGCATCCTGGTGAATGCAGCGCACTGCTCCGGTGGTGGCAGTGGCGgtggtggcagcagtggtggtggtggcagtagtGGTGGCTCCAGCCTGGAGAGCAGTCGGCACCTGAGCCGAAGCAACGTTGACATCCCCCGCAGCAACGGCACCGAGGACCCCAAAAGGCAACTGCCCCGCAAGAGGAGTGACTCATCCACCTACGAGCTGGATACCATCCAGCAGCACCAGGCCTTCCTGTCCag CTCCACCATGCTGGACGGCACAGGTGCCCTGGGCAGGTTTGACTTTGAGATCACCGACCTCTTCCTCTTCGGGTGCCCGCTGGGGCTGGTCCTGGCCTTGAGGAAGACTGTCATCCCAGCCCTGGATG ttttCCAGCTGCGGCCGGCCTGCCAGCAAGTCTACAACCTCTTCCACCCCGCGGACCCGTCAGCTTCACGCCTGGAGCCGCTGCTGGAACGGCGCTTTCACGCCCTGCCGCCTTTCAGCGTCCCCCGCTACCAACGCTACCCACTGGGGGACGGCTGCTCCACGCTGCTGG CGGATGTGCTCCAGACCCACAATGCAGCCTTCCAAGAGCATGGCGCCCCCTCCTCGCCCGGCACTGCCCCTGCCAGTCGTGGCTTCCGCCGAGCCAGTGAGATCAGCATCGCCAGCCAGGTGTCAGGCATGGCTGAGAGCTACACGGCATCCAGCATCGCCCAGA TCGCTGCAAAGTGGTGGGGCCAGAAGCGGATCGACTACGCCCTGTACTGCCCTGACGCCCTCACGGCCTTCCCCACGGTGGCTCTGCCTCACCTCTTCCACGCCAGCTACTGGGAGTCAACGGACGTGGTCTCCTTTCTGCTGAGACAG GTCATGAGGCACGACAACTCCAGCATCTTGGAGCTGGATGGCAAGGAAGTGTCGGTGTTCACCCCCTCAAAGCCAAGGGAGAAGTGGCAGCGCAAGCGGACCCACGTGAAGCTGCGG AACGTGACGGCCAACCACCGGATCAATGATGCCCTCGCCAATGAGGACGGCCCCCAGGTTCTGACGGGCAGGTTCATGTATGGGCCCCTGGACATGGTCACCCTGACTGGGGAGAAG GTGGATGTGCACATCATGACCCAGCCGCCCTCGGGCGAGTGGCTCTACCTGGATACGCTGGTGACCAACAACAGCGGGCGTGTCTCCTACACCATCCCTGAGTCGCACCGCCTGGGCGTGGGTGTCTACCCTATCAAGATGGTGGTCAG GGGAGACCACACGTTTGCCGACAGCTATATCACCGTGCTGCCCAAGGGCACAGAGTTCGTGGTCTTCAGCATCGACGGTTCCTTTGCCGCTAGCGTGTCCATCATGGGCAGCGACCCCAAGGTGCGGGCCGGGGCCGTGGACGTGGTGCG GCACTGGCAGGACCTGGGCTACCTCATCATCTACGTGACGGGCCGGCCTGACATGCAGAAGCAGCGGGTGGTGGCGTGGCTGGCCCAGCACAACTTCCCCCATGGCGTGGTGTCCTTCTGTGACGGCCTGGTGCATGACCCGCTGCGGCACAAGGCCAACTTCCTGAAGCTGCTCATCTCCGAG CTGCACCTGCGCGTGCACGCGGCCTATGGCTCCACCAAGGACGTGGCGGTCTACAGCGCCATCAGCCTGTCCCCCATGCAGATCTACATCGTGGGCCGGCCCACCAAGAAGCTGCAGCAGCAGTGCCAG TTCATCACGGACGGCTACGCAGCCCACCTGGCGCAGCTGAAGTACAGCCACCGGGCGCGGCCTGCTCGCAACACAGCCACCCGCATGGCGCTGCGCAAGGGCAGCTTCGGCCTGCCCGGCCAGGGCGACTTCCTGCGCGCCCGGAACCACCTGCTTCGCACCATCTCGGCCCAGCCCAGTGGGCCCAGCCACCGGCACGAGCGGACACAGAGCCAGGCGGATGGCGAGCAGCGGGGCCAGCGTAGCATGAGTGTGGCGGCCGGCTGCTGGGGCCGCGCCATGACTGGCCGCCTGGAGCCGGGGACGGCCGCGGGCCCCAAGTAG
- the PITPNM2 gene encoding membrane-associated phosphatidylinositol transfer protein 2 isoform X7: MIIKEYRIPLPMTVEEYRIAQLYMIQKKSRNETYGEGSGVEILENRPYTDGPGGSGQYTHKVYHVGMHIPSWFRSILPKAALRVVEESWNAYPYTRTRFTCPFVEKFSIDIETFYKTDAGENPDVFNLSPVEKNQLTIDFIDIVKDPVPHNEYKTEEDPKLFQSTKTQRGPLSENWIEEYKKQVFPIMCAYKLCKVEFRYWGMQSKIERFIHDTGLRRVMVRAHRQAWCWQDEWYGLSMENIRELEKEAQLMLSRKMAQFNEDGEEATELVKHEAASDQASGEPPEPSSSNGEPLVGRGLKKQWSTSSKSSRSSKRGASPSRHSISEWRMQSIARDSDESSDDEFFDAHEDLSDTEEMFPKDITKWSSNDLMDKIESPEPEDTQDGLYRQSAPEFRVASSVEQLNIIEDEVSQPLAAPPSKIHVLLLVLHGGTILDTGAGDPSSKKGDANTIANVFDTVMRVHYPSALGHLAICLVPCPPVCSDAFALVSNLSPYSHDEGCLSSSQDHIPLAALPLLATSSPQYQEAVATVIQRANLAYGDFIKSQEGMTFNGQVCLIGDCVGGILAFDALCYSNQPVSESQSSSRRGSVVSMQDNDLLSPGILVNAAHCSGGGSGGGGSSGGGGSSGGSSLESSRHLSRSNVDIPRSNGTEDPKRQLPRKRSDSSTYELDTIQQHQAFLSSLHASVLRTEPCSRHSSSSTMLDGTGALGRFDFEITDLFLFGCPLGLVLALRKTVIPALDVFQLRPACQQVYNLFHPADPSASRLEPLLERRFHALPPFSVPRYQRYPLGDGCSTLLVETVQRNPELVLEGGPLAPLPHGDGFLETSMPVPAPTWQDGPRPGCAESDVLQTHNAAFQEHGAPSSPGTAPASRGFRRASEISIASQVSGMAESYTASSIAQIAAKWWGQKRIDYALYCPDALTAFPTVALPHLFHASYWESTDVVSFLLRQVMRHDNSSILELDGKEVSVFTPSKPREKWQRKRTHVKLRNVTANHRINDALANEDGPQVLTGRFMYGPLDMVTLTGEKVDVHIMTQPPSGEWLYLDTLVTNNSGRVSYTIPESHRLGVGVYPIKMVVRGDHTFADSYITVLPKGTEFVVFSIDGSFAASVSIMGSDPKVRAGAVDVVRHWQDLGYLIIYVTGRPDMQKQRVVAWLAQHNFPHGVVSFCDGLVHDPLRHKANFLKLLISELHLRVHAAYGSTKDVAVYSAISLSPMQIYIVGRPTKKLQQQCQFITDGYAAHLAQLKYSHRARPARNTATRMALRKGSFGLPGQGDFLRARNHLLRTISAQPSGPSHRHERTQSQADGEQRGQRSMSVAAGCWGRAMTGRLEPGTAAGPK, from the exons AAGAAGAGCCGTAACGAGACATATGGCGAAGGCAGCGGCGTGGAGATCCTGGAGAACCGGCCGTATACAGATGGCCCAGGCGGCTCTGGGCAGTACACACACAAGGTGTATCATGTGGGCATGCACATTCCCAGCTGGTTCCGCTCCATCCTGCCCAAGGCAGCCCTGCGGGTGGTGGAGGAATCTTGGAATGCCTACCCCTACACCCGAACCAG GTTCACCTGCCCTTTCGTGGAGAAATTCTCCATCGACATTGAAACCTTTTATAAAACTGATGCTGGAGAAAACCCCGACGTGTTCAACCTCTCTCCTGTGGAAAAGAACCAGCTGACAATCG ACTTCATCGACATTGTCAAAGACCCTGTGCCCCACAACGAGTATAAGACAGAAGAGGACCCCAAGCTGTTCCAGTCAACCAAGACCCAGCGGGGGCCCCTGTCCGAGAACTGGATCGAGGAGTACAAGAAGCAGGTCTTCCCCATCATGTGCGCATACAAGCTCTGCAAGGTGGAGTTCCGCTACTGGGGCATGCAGTCCAAGATCGAGAGGTTCATCCACGACACCG GACTACGGAGGGTGATGGTGCGGGCTCACCGGCAGGCCTGGTGCTGGCAGGACGAGTGGTATGGGCTGAGCATGGAGAACATCCGGGAGCTGGAGAAGGAGGCGCAGCTCATGCTTTCCCGCAAGATGGCCCAGTTCAACGAGGATGGTGAGGAGGCCACCGAGCTCGTCAAGCACGAAGCCGCCTCGGACCAGGCCTCTGGGGAGCCCCCGGAGCCCAGCAGCAGCAACGGGGAGCCGCTAGTGGGGCGCGGCCTCAAGAAACAGTGGTCCACATCCTCCAAGTCGTCTCGGTCGTCCAAGCGGGGAG CGAGTCCTTCCCGCCACAGCATCTCAGAGTGGAGGATGCAGAGTATTGCCAGGGACTCGGATGAGAGCTCAGATGACGAGTTCTTCGATGCACACG agGACCTGTCCGACACAGAGGAAATGTTCCCCAAGGACATCACCAAGTGGAGCTCCAATGACCTCATGGACAAGATCGAGAGCCCAGAGCCGGAAGACACACAAG ATGGTCTGTACCGCCAGAGTGCCCCTGAGTTCAGGGTGGCCTCCAGTGTGGAGCAGCTGAACATCATAGAG GACGAGGTTAGCCAGCCACTGGCTGCACCGCCCTCCAAGATCCACGTGCTGCTACTGGTGCTGCACGGAGGCACCATCCTGGACACAGGCGCCGGGGACCCCAGCTCCAAGAAGGGCGATGCTAACACCATCGCCAATGTGTTCGACACCGTCATGCGCGTGCACTACCCCAGCGCCCTGGGCCACCTTGCCATCTGCCTGGTGCCCTGCCCGCCCGTCTGCTCTGACGCCTTTGCCCTGGTCTCCAA cctcagcccttACAGCCATGACGAAGGCTGTCTGTCCAGCAGTCAGGACCACATTCCCCTGGCTGCCCTCCCCCTGCTGGCCACCTCCTCCCCCCAGTACCAGGAGGCGGTTGCCACAGTGATTCAGCGAGCCAACCTTGCCTATGGGGACTTCATCAAGTCCCAGGAGGGCATGACCTTCAATGGGCAG GTCTGCCTGATTGGGGACTGCGTCGGGGGCATCCTGGCATTTGATGCCCTGTGCTACAGCAACCAGCCAGTGTCTGAGAGTCAGAGCAGCAGCCGCCGGGGCAGCGTGGTCAGCATGCAG GACAACGACCTGCTGTCCCCGGGCATCCTGGTGAATGCAGCGCACTGCTCCGGTGGTGGCAGTGGCGgtggtggcagcagtggtggtggtggcagtagtGGTGGCTCCAGCCTGGAGAGCAGTCGGCACCTGAGCCGAAGCAACGTTGACATCCCCCGCAGCAACGGCACCGAGGACCCCAAAAGGCAACTGCCCCGCAAGAGGAGTGACTCATCCACCTACGAGCTGGATACCATCCAGCAGCACCAGGCCTTCCTGTCCag CCTCCATGCCAGCGTGCTGAGGACTGAGCCCTGCTCACGCCATTCCAGCAGCTCCACCATGCTGGACGGCACAGGTGCCCTGGGCAGGTTTGACTTTGAGATCACCGACCTCTTCCTCTTCGGGTGCCCGCTGGGGCTGGTCCTGGCCTTGAGGAAGACTGTCATCCCAGCCCTGGATG ttttCCAGCTGCGGCCGGCCTGCCAGCAAGTCTACAACCTCTTCCACCCCGCGGACCCGTCAGCTTCACGCCTGGAGCCGCTGCTGGAACGGCGCTTTCACGCCCTGCCGCCTTTCAGCGTCCCCCGCTACCAACGCTACCCACTGGGGGACGGCTGCTCCACGCTGCTGG TCGAGACCGTGCAGAGAAACCCCGAGCTGGTCCTGGAGGGCGGCCCCCTGGCCCCTCTCCCCCACGGGGATGGCTTCCTGGAAACCAGTATGCCTGTTCCCGCGCCCACCTGGCAAGACGGGCCCCGCCCGGGCTGTGCCGAGT CGGATGTGCTCCAGACCCACAATGCAGCCTTCCAAGAGCATGGCGCCCCCTCCTCGCCCGGCACTGCCCCTGCCAGTCGTGGCTTCCGCCGAGCCAGTGAGATCAGCATCGCCAGCCAGGTGTCAGGCATGGCTGAGAGCTACACGGCATCCAGCATCGCCCAGA TCGCTGCAAAGTGGTGGGGCCAGAAGCGGATCGACTACGCCCTGTACTGCCCTGACGCCCTCACGGCCTTCCCCACGGTGGCTCTGCCTCACCTCTTCCACGCCAGCTACTGGGAGTCAACGGACGTGGTCTCCTTTCTGCTGAGACAG GTCATGAGGCACGACAACTCCAGCATCTTGGAGCTGGATGGCAAGGAAGTGTCGGTGTTCACCCCCTCAAAGCCAAGGGAGAAGTGGCAGCGCAAGCGGACCCACGTGAAGCTGCGG AACGTGACGGCCAACCACCGGATCAATGATGCCCTCGCCAATGAGGACGGCCCCCAGGTTCTGACGGGCAGGTTCATGTATGGGCCCCTGGACATGGTCACCCTGACTGGGGAGAAG GTGGATGTGCACATCATGACCCAGCCGCCCTCGGGCGAGTGGCTCTACCTGGATACGCTGGTGACCAACAACAGCGGGCGTGTCTCCTACACCATCCCTGAGTCGCACCGCCTGGGCGTGGGTGTCTACCCTATCAAGATGGTGGTCAG GGGAGACCACACGTTTGCCGACAGCTATATCACCGTGCTGCCCAAGGGCACAGAGTTCGTGGTCTTCAGCATCGACGGTTCCTTTGCCGCTAGCGTGTCCATCATGGGCAGCGACCCCAAGGTGCGGGCCGGGGCCGTGGACGTGGTGCG GCACTGGCAGGACCTGGGCTACCTCATCATCTACGTGACGGGCCGGCCTGACATGCAGAAGCAGCGGGTGGTGGCGTGGCTGGCCCAGCACAACTTCCCCCATGGCGTGGTGTCCTTCTGTGACGGCCTGGTGCATGACCCGCTGCGGCACAAGGCCAACTTCCTGAAGCTGCTCATCTCCGAG CTGCACCTGCGCGTGCACGCGGCCTATGGCTCCACCAAGGACGTGGCGGTCTACAGCGCCATCAGCCTGTCCCCCATGCAGATCTACATCGTGGGCCGGCCCACCAAGAAGCTGCAGCAGCAGTGCCAG TTCATCACGGACGGCTACGCAGCCCACCTGGCGCAGCTGAAGTACAGCCACCGGGCGCGGCCTGCTCGCAACACAGCCACCCGCATGGCGCTGCGCAAGGGCAGCTTCGGCCTGCCCGGCCAGGGCGACTTCCTGCGCGCCCGGAACCACCTGCTTCGCACCATCTCGGCCCAGCCCAGTGGGCCCAGCCACCGGCACGAGCGGACACAGAGCCAGGCGGATGGCGAGCAGCGGGGCCAGCGTAGCATGAGTGTGGCGGCCGGCTGCTGGGGCCGCGCCATGACTGGCCGCCTGGAGCCGGGGACGGCCGCGGGCCCCAAGTAG